TGCATTTCTTCCACACTATTCTCTTCACCCTCCTATATCCTTATTCAAGCCTACAATCTTTATTGtattttctatatatttttaataaaaagtaaACTAAAGGGAAATGCCCGTCATCTCATTTGTTTAATCATTTTCgttgttttcatttgatttattaACTTCAATTACTAGAAATAAAGAAGAGTAAGATCATTAAAAATTCGTCTTTAGAGAAACACCAATAAAAATTAACATATCATATTACAAAGTTCAGTTTTTAGAGAAAcatcaacaaaaattaaaaggtAAGATCAGTAAACTCATCTTCCAACCATAGAACTTACACATCAATGAAACACAAAAGTATGCGATTCTGAAAACTTCTGGTtataacaaaatttaaaaccggTTTCTTCTTGATCCCGATAGAAAGTTGATGAATCTCGTATGGAACCACCGTGCAGACCTTACAAATAAATCCACAGAGCATAGCAGTCCTTTGTAGACCAAAAACATGCAACAACTTTATACAGATTCATCCACATGGTTTCTTAGCTTCTCACAATCATCTTCTATCAGGCGTAAATAACAACTAAACTGCAGGATTTACGTATCAATGAGTTGAAGCAGGAGGAGGAGTAGGAGCACCACCCAATCCCATTTTTTGCCCCAGTACTGCGAGCTGCTCCACAAACTCCTGACCTGTGAGTATTTCTGTTGTTCCGTATATAACATGCTTGACAGGTTGCTGACGCTGCGCAAGCTCTTGTAGGCTCCCGTACTCCACATAATTACCACCTCCAATCATGAAGACGATAGCTTCTTTGAAAGGTCCTTTTAAATGGCTGCTACCTATTCCTGAGCTTGACTTCGGAGCACGAGGATCAAACACAAGATAGGAATCAATTTCTGGATTCAGCCTCCCCTCCACCAAGGCCTCCACTGTTCTTGTTAGTGCTAGCTGCCTATCATTGGATAAAAGATTTTTCACACCTGCTGTCACGGCGCTTATTGATTGCCCATAAAGTTTCTCTGCCCAATCGACTATGTTACTTCTGCTAGCAGAATTTGCTGATGCCAGTGAGACATTCAGCGCCTTGATCTTCTTCACATACTGAAATGCACTGGTATCAACCTCAGATTCCCTGAGGGCTGCTTCCACTGCTTCCACTTCTTGTTGATTAATGGTTTCAGAAGAAATAAGGTACATGATAGAAAACCGCAGCTTATCCATCTTACTCCCTTTCCCTCTAAGCACACCTAAAAGTTCGCTGCGATCAATGCCTCCTCTAACCATCATGTCATACTCCTTTTTAGCAAAAGAATTGAGCAGTCTCTCTTTGATCTCACTCAACAACACAGTTGCAATGTTGGTGTGCTTATCAATCACCTGCTTCCGCGCAGTCAACTCTGGCAATGAGTTCACTGcactcatcaaatgttttgtgTTCCCAATCATGTCTGTCCCATCAAATTCAGCTCCATCATTCCCACCAGTTCGTCTATTGACCTCATCAACATCCCTCTTATACTTATTCAATTGGGTCTCAATCTCTACTGCTACTTCCGGAAATTCTAGAGACCCATTTGCTACCCAAAAGGGATCTGAGCTATCTAACTCATACGACTTCATCCCACCCTTTTCACCTTGAACATTCAACCTATTAAGCTTCAATCCAAGAATATCATGCACCAAGGGCCGGTACCTAAAATCATGCTGTATTCCCACAGATAACTCAAAATTACGGTCAAATATACACAATATGGGGCGCTGGAAAGAGCTCGCAAAGTTTCCACCTTCAGTAAACAGATTGTTCTTCGACAACAAGTGGTCACGAAGTCTCTGATCCAATGCTGATGCTACCATCTCAGCTGGACCACCACGAGGGCACCTGATAATTGGCACAACAGCAAGAGTAGCCAAAACGCAGAACAAGCCACCAACTATCTTTTCAATAATCTCCTCAATCTCACGGTCCCCTGCCTTGGGATCATTTAACTGAACATAAGTGTTCTTCTGTGCCAACGAGAACAAATTATCTTCCAGTGTCACAAACTCCAAATACTGATCATGCACCTTTGAAATCCGATGAATCGAATCTGAATTCAAAGTCCCAGATGCCAGATCCTCGAGCAGTGGGCGGGGAATCAAGGACGAGAAGTTCAGATGGAAGCTATCATACAGCGAGTTCGAAGTGTCAGCAATGATCCTCTGAATGTTGGAATGGCTGGGTTGGACAAAGTAGACAGCAGGCACATCATGAACGGGTTTTCGGTCCTTGTCAATCAGGAAGTACAGGGTCACACCGTGCTTACGAAGGTCCTTGACATGGATCAACGGGGAGAGTATGTTTTGGCAAAACTTATCATAGATCAAGATCTTATAGACCTCTTCATTGGCCATACCGGTTGCATTAACGGGTTGGTTCAGATTCAGCATGCGGGTAATACATTCTGGATCCAGAAACCACAGATCAAAATCAATAATTTACACAAAACCCTGAACAATTATGCAGAATTAAACAAACCCAATCGagcaaatgaaatgaaatttcgTCACAGCTCTTAAACCAATATCACAGATCaaactcaacacacaaaacccacaaaaaaataaacacatttCATCAATTATAATAGTAATACCGGTAATAATTCATCTGGATTTTCTCTATTAGCTAAATGGGTTATCGATTCAATCtagtatttttcaatttttgcttCCTTGGTTTGATTGAAGCAGAGAGATCTGGAGAGAGACACTAAATGAGCAAAAGAGTAATTTTACCTGTTTGCCTCTGCCGCAGATTAAGCGCCATGGCCGTGAAATCTACGTCCTCCGGCCGCAAAGACTCACAGATTCACACTCACAAGAAATTTTCTGTTCGCTtctaattttataaatttccAAACAGCTCTGCAAATGTGTGGGTCTCTGCGAATTAAAAAATATGTCGTTCGTCTACAACCGTTACCAGATGAAGATATATACTGTATCTAATGGGATATCGCCACGTCATGTGAAACAAAATTAAGACTATTTCGTTGGTTGACCACGGATTGCTGACCAATGGGATGTCGTTGATGGAATCGGATCCTCTTCAGACCTAAAGGAACTGAGCCAAGGATCAAATGATTCagattattgaaatttgatccaacggctataattattataatttttagatggccctgtttgtagccgttggatcaaatttcaatgatccggaTCATTTGATCTTTAGGCTGAGATTTTTTGGATCCGGAGGGAATCCTGTTCGGTTGTTGATGCCCACCAATAAAACAACATACACGTAAGTGGAGCGTTCCGAATGAGAAGAGATTCTTTAGTGTGATTGGAATGcgggatggtacaccacgtgtcattatacaattggtatgatatatgtgttaaaaagttaagaaattaaaaaataaaatttctcattatttatataaaaacacgtggtgtaacACTCGTGTTacgatcacaatgaaaaatttctcccaaaTGAGAGAGGCATCATTGTTTCTTCCATGGTTGTTTTTTCTCTTTCCCCCCTCAATTTTCCTTAACTACTTGTTGGGCCCTGCAGTTTTTGAATATTTAGAATTTGACGCAGGAAAATGGTACCCGCCCAGAGTATCAATTGGCGCCAGAAGGTGTAAGTCAGGCACAATCAGCTGGACAGTCATTCCACAATGTATTATTTTGTGCTTTAAGATTTCAAAAAGTATGAATCTTTATGTCTGCAAAATTCATGGAAGTTAGGAAATGTGAATTAGAGACTGCAAATTGGTAGGGTGGAAGATTTAACCGAAAACCGGAATGTCGATGGAAACAAAGAAATGGGAGTTTGAGTAGTTTGTAAATGTGCAGCTGCTTGAGGAAAACAGCATACCACATGATATTGTTCGGATTTGCTACTCCTCGTTTTCGAGAACAACTCACACTGCTCAAGTTGTTGCATCTGTCTTGAACATTCCATTTGAGGGTGCACAATGCAAGGTAAGATAGTCCTCGGAAAACCGCCAAAAGGAACGCTAGCTTGGTTGGTTTCTGCTCGACATAAGCGCGGGTGATCGGTTATGTAACGAATGTAACTACACTACAGTGGTCAAGACTACTTTAGATTTTTAACCAGTGATTTTTTTCCGTTTGTTGGTTTTCTGGACAGGTGATGGAAAATCTTTGTCAACGCTTCTTTGGTCCTTCGTATGACTCATGTCACACGATAAAGTAAGTCAATTGGTGTTGGTGTAGTTTTTTCACTGATTAAAGTGGCAGATTGAAGGCTTTGTCTATATTGTTGGGTTTATAGGAGGTGCAAACTTATTATGATCATCTGTCGTAATTCTGTTCTCCCTTTTGCTGATAGTATCACGACATATGGGCTCTTGATGAGAAAGATCCACTAATGAGGCCGGCAGAGGGAGGAGAAAGCATCGATGATGTTGCGTGCAGACTTGCGGAAGCAATGGAAACTATGGAGTCACAATTTCAAGGGTGTGTGTATAAATACGCGTTTTCTATTCCTGCATTGTAGTCATGTTTGCAATACATCTATCTTAATTATAGAAACATCTTATTCTTATGCTCTACATTGCAGATCATCAGGCGCATTGGCATTGCAGAGACATGAAATAAAATGTCTAGTTGTGGCTGCAGAACTCAAAAAACCTATTTCCGAATAATTTCtacttaaagaaaaaagaaacatcCGTCGACCTTAAGAAttcaaaaataaggatgaaacaCTTGTAGCTGTAATTACTCAGTTTGTTTGCGGTTCTTGAGAGATTATTCAATTCAGTTTCTCAGTTAAGAGGTTTTTTCTGTTAGTTGTACAAGACCATCGGTTTATCCAGCTGTGTCACGGCTTTCCTCTTTTAACTGCCATAAGGTTAAATTAAATCATACCTTTTCTTGCTTGCGTGCTATCTAAGTGTGACTATGTCTGTTATATGTGTTTGTTCAATCTACAGGTGCACGATCTTAGTTGTTAGTCACGGCGATACCCTACAAATCTTGCTGACGATACTCAATGCTGCCAAGCTAAACGCAGGATCCAGTCACACTGATCTGTCATCAAGAATTCAAGCAGTTTGAACCCCTCCCATCTTATCACAGCACCGGAAATTTTCCCTGCTTACTGCAGAGCTCCGGGCAGTGATATAAGTATCATCTCTGAAGAAACTTTCATCTTTCGTTTGTAGTTTgtcaaaaactaaaattatgGATAGTGTTAGTGGTAATTGAAAAGGATTAAATGAAGTATATACATGGCATGAGCTAATTCAGAGCATGTTTGCCATCACTTTGAAATTTTTCGTTGCTCGCCACATTTACGATCAGATTTGTTCAAACTTCGGTGATATGTACAACTCATCACGGAGGCTTTGCCTTGATCGACCATTTTTGGACAATGCTTGAGAATTGGGGGCCGGAGGTAGATGACTACTCCAGGCCCTTGCCTCTCACGGGGCCGACTCTCATTAGGAGAAATTTTTCGGTGTGAAAATCAAATGAAGAAAATACAAATACAATTAGGACCTCTAATCCTACTTGGAGGCTAGTTTATTTACTTGACCAAGATAAACTTATAGTCCTTGAGATTAAAATTGCAGCTCTTGCATATGACAGAGAACAAAAGGTAAGAGATTGAGTCACCTTTTCTAACAAAAAGATGAATTTTGATTTCAGCTGTTACAATTACTGTCCTCAACGTAAATGCGTAAATTACATACCCTAACAAAATATTTCCTCTAACTTTGATACCATTTACATTTTTTACGCCCCTAACAAAAAAGTGGCTCCGAGGCGACAGTTCTCGCCATCCTCTATGAATCAAAAAGaacgaaaaaaggaaaaaggcaaCAGCTTCAGATGAAAATATCGCTGAGCAAATAACAATGGACAAAACCCACAGGCCACAGCATCCAATGAGACGATAGCCATGACCTTTCATCAGTCTTTGGTTACCCACCGACGGCCTCTTACCTGAAACCCACCATAACTCTGATCACTACTGCTCTCTCCACCGCTTTCTGCACTAGTAGATGCAGATTTGCGGCGATGAGGCCTCTTTACCCTTGCAACCCCACTGTCACTCATGCTTCCATTCAAGAGAGGGTCGTCTATCCCACGAATCACCTTCCGTGTAGGTGACGTGGATATACAACTGTCATCCCTTGTCTTTCGTTTCTCCTTGTCATGTTTCTTAATGTTTTGGGAGATCTTGTGTAGCTTCTCGTTGAACCTGGTGAACCCCTTCTCTACCGGCTCCACTGCCTGTGTTACTGTGAACTTCACATCTTGCACAATCTGTATTCGAGGCAAAGAGCAGATTCAGAACCCAAACTAAAAAAGCCTACACCATGACCCACGATCAACTGGTTTCATGTAGATACCAACTATCTTTCAGTTCAAAAGATGGTTGGACGTATTGAAACatattagagaaaaaaaaaaaaaaagaacagttTCAATCTGAAACGTTCGCATCCGTTCTTTTCTACAAACAGTTATCACCTAACCACAGACATCAACTAGCAGCCTTCGCAATTTACACATGTTTTCAGTGTTTTACAGTGCACATCCAATATCAACAGCAATCTACAAATCTTATTGGCCATACCAAGGTGTAACACTAGTTGTTTTAATATATATCAAAATAACCCTTTCAACAGAAGCTATGTTCCAATGTTTTTTGACATAATGTACAACTAAATAGATACTTACATATCCCCCGCCACCAATAAAAACGTCCCGAACACTCTCTCTGATGGTCATGCCGCTCTTGACATCAATGTTAGGAGTGGGGAGGCGTAGCTTTGTGGGGCGTTCACTGTCCCTAACCTCCTCCGGATCCAAAGGACAGTCAGCCGATACATAGTCTCCAAGAACAGAAACAGTTCCAGGGAAACGATCTCCCATCATCTCATAAGGTTTGGCAGGAAAAACATATAGGTGAACAACCGAAGCAATGCCCATCTGTGCAGGGTGAAAACGCAGAACTGTCAAACTAAAATATGTTGCATAAAGATGGTAAAATGAATAAATCTTTTGTCGGGTAACCTACATAACATTAGTGAGAAATGTAAGACAGTGTAATACAGAATACTAATAGCAGAATAAAATGAgaattgagaagaaaaaaactaTTAGTCATGATTTTGTCGACCGATCAACCCTTAATTTTATAGCAACACCTTCAGATGAGGAATAATAATCTCTCAAGACCACATCAACTCGTAAAGTTTCAATGGAAGAATAAATTACCATTTAAAAGACTACGACAGTAAATATCGAGTGAAAAGACACAATTATGGCATGCAAACTGTGTTACCCAACGAAAGATTCTACCTCTATAGAAACGATGAAGTCTTGAACACTTGTCTTAAACTGCAAGCCTTCAGCTATAGGGCTTTTGAACAAACCCAAGGCATAGAGAAGAGCAATTGCCACACCTTGCCACCATGTCAAAAACACAATTGATTTAAATGTCAAAAACTTGGCTAATGGTTTTATGCGAGCTAGTTCATCTTTTGTAACAGCGTAAAACTGAACAAGACAGTACAAAGCCCATGACTGACTAAAATTCAGAACCACCGCAATATAAGGATACCTGCAAGCACAAGAAAATTATGATGTTGAGATTCCTTTATGAGTTAAACTTCATTAATATTTATCCAATTCTTTTGTAGGAGAACGAGATATGTAGGGCATCAACAGAATAGTAAGAAGGAAAATTGATAAGTCAAAATATCGCGAGCACTTCAAACAGAAGAAGTAATTGGCAAAATCCCacaagctctgataccataacATAAGTCAAAGGTTCAAAGAAAGAGGCTATGGCTACGGAAACTGAGGTCTTGACAGGCCTCTCCTGCTTGTTTTTGAAATACATACTTTAAAAGAACTAACGCAAGATCACGTGACCATTTAGCGTCTCTATCAATTGACAAACCCGTACACATTGCAATAGGCAAAAAAAAATGAGCTATCATATGTTAACCACCATCTACAGTGTGTTTAGCGAGATTTTAGAGGTTATTTCAACATGCAGAATTCCTGAAGATTCATTTCTAGGTATACAACATATAACCCAAACTTACAAGTCCCTAAGGAGCATCTACTTCACATGCGAATTGACACAATCAATACATAATCAGTATGAGTAACATGCAAGAGTTCCATGAGAAATTCAATACTTAATAGTTCAAAGAGCTTCTTAggggccaaaaaaaaaagacttatcCTATCAAATATATTACATGATAATTTCAAATTACAAATGCTTTTCCTATAATCATTTGAGATTGTCTTACCCACATCCCCATTTAAATTCACCTTCACAGTATACACCAAAAGCTTCAAGGATAACTGCTACAATAGCACTGAGAGACTTAATTAACATCTGTCCaagaataaaaaatgaatttatgTTATATAAGGGAAATGGAATTAGAGAACACAAAACAACAGCcagtacaaaaaataaaataaaaattctctAAGTGATGGTAAACATACATACTGAACAATTCCGAATTTGACAACTTGGTACAACCATTGACCAAGTTTCCATGGTTTCAAGATATAGTTCATTGGAAAAGGATGCTTAACAGTTCTCATTTCAGAACTGTGTTCTAATAGGGGAGTCTTAGAACTTGCACGTCCTTCCCTTTCCATGAATTCAACAGTCCTCTCTTCCCCACCTTAGCaggagaaaaaaatatatatatatataaacggaTAATGTCAAAAGCAGAATAAATATAAACTACGGAAGTAAAGAAGTTTCTTTATCTATTAAAAACAAAAGGACTACaaactgcaaatgaaaaatatcctGGATAGATATGTACCCCATCAAACAAGGATTATTTGAAACTACCATACATACACTAAGTTAAAGATGGCAACTGTGATAATTCTACATGATTGTCATATGATTGGCCCTGAACACTTAAAAACCTTAACATTGTGCAGAACaggtatttatttgtttgtgcatTGGCCCTGGAAACTTCAAATTTTAACATTGGCCCTGATGTTAGATTCTCATATGCAGAATAGATTTATTTGtgcatggagagagagagagagagagagagagagctgaatGTGTATGCAAGAACAGCCAAAGAACATTTATTATCACATTGCAGCCAACAGGCCAATCCTGCCATGAACAGTGCAATCTTGTCCACAATCAGAACAAGATTGTCAATGAATGCTTAATAACCATGTATTAGACATGAACATATACTTCCAAAGATTTTGTGAAATTCAAGTTTGAGATCCAAATACCCATTTAATGGATTATGACATTCCAAACCCATCaaaattgaattttaatgaGCATGTTAGCTAAAGTGTCTATAGATAAACAATGGCATCATAAAAGTTCTTGAAAGGGACATACCCAAGCATGCAACCAGGTACCTTCCAAAGCAATACATGGCAAAGGATTCATAGCAATCCCGTAGAATCTCACAATAAACGCTTATCGAAGGGTTCAATAAAGATACTAACTGAAAAGAACACCAAATTAgaatctggaaaaaaaaataccaaatatcAGAGGAAGAGTACTTTTTCTGTCTGTAACACAGGCATACCTGTACATCTAAATTCAATAGTAAGAAACAATGATCACTTTCAAATCTAATACAAGAACTTAATCTTCCCAAATTAACAGAAACTTAATGAATAGTACATGTATATTCAACTCATTATCTTCCCAATGAGTCCAAAAGAAGCATGGATGTTTGTgaaccaaacaaaaacaaatcacaatTGAAAAATTCATCATCTTTGGTATGTTAAATTTCAACTCACCGTTTACCATGCACATTAAAGTTTAAACAACAAACTACACATAAGGTTCTCATAGGGAACCACAGGCACACATGTCATATGTGCAGACGCAAACACCATAAGTCCCCCCACCCTCTCTTTTCCTGAACTACTTTTCCTACCCTTTCTCTCCCCTCTGTCCATTTAACACTTGCTGTTAATGATCTACACTAATAACCATTCTCTAAAACAAGTGTGGGTTATAGAAAGTATATTTAAAGGACATTTAAGATTAATATATGTTCTACCTATAATCCCAAAGAGAGgcttgaataaaaaaatacaaacaaaattaaatttcaaaaacaaaaataaaaacttaccGATTCTATTGCATAGCACGGAACCATGAGGACAACACCAATTAAAAACTTTTGCTCCTGAAAGGGTCACACAAACCAAAATGTGAAAAATGCACCAGATAAACATTACAATAGAACCATGCATATTAAATACAATTTATGTCACTATGGAATAAATACCTCAGGATTTTTGTATGCAGAAAGGTGCTCAAATACAAGATAAATTGAAAGGGTGAGAGTGATGAGTACAAATACACCACAAACTAGACTTGCCCACGTAGGAGGTGTGTAGGCCAACTGGGTAATGAATTCGAGAAATGGTGTTATCTTCATCAGCCGTATTTCCTTCTGACCAGCCTATATTCTCAAATATTGCCAGCATAATggaattatcaaatcacaaacATATGCATTAGGTGGTGAATCACCACAGACAACAGAATATGGACCTGTTCACCCAGATGATGAATAATAAGCATAAATTGAGAGTACAAATTATATAAATACCTAGCACACAACTTAATATATGATTATTCTCGCGTAGTAAAAAAAGACAGATTGACAGAGAAACAAAATCGGTAAAAGGGTGCATGGAAAACCGAAAATTAATGCCATAATTTGTTCTGAGATCACCATTCCCTAAGCTCTAAATGAGTTACCATTACACCAAACCATTAGCATGCAAGTATTTAACTACGATGTTTAGCACCTTGCAACTGAGTCATGATACCgaatcaaaagaataaaaaatcatatattATTGGACATTTTATCATGAGATCATACCACCACAATGCTCAAAATCCTAAATTAGTATACATTTGCATACGCAAAATCTATGCTCGTCAATTCAGACCAACCCTCATACACCATACTCAGTCAAAACTTGCAGCTCAAATCAGCACAGGAAAAAAGGCTAGGCATGTTCCCCCAAAAGTGAATTTATCAGTCTTTGAGATGAGCAATCAAAACCCATCAACATTGTACATTCAAgaatcatttttctttaaaaaaaaaaaaatcagcttTTTCGATAACCAATCCAATTAAACAGTTCAGAAGTCAACAgtgcaaaaaacaaaaatcaggtCACCTTTTATGTACATTTTAAATCAATTAGATCAATCAGATAACAGAGAGAAGACGGAATTCCACAAAAACTGTAACAAAAGTCAGCTCATTTAGGTACAATTACtccgaagattgaagtggaAAACATAAAAGGAAGTAAATTTAAATCATTTTTCCCACACTTTCCCACCAACCAAAC
This genomic interval from Malus domestica chromosome 05, GDT2T_hap1 contains the following:
- the LOC103436192 gene encoding protein LAZ1-like isoform X1, whose protein sequence is MKITPFLEFITQLAYTPPTWASLVCGVFVLITLTLSIYLVFEHLSAYKNPEEQKFLIGVVLMVPCYAIESILIWCSFQLVSLLNPSISVYCEILRDCYESFAMYCFGRYLVACLGGEERTVEFMEREGRASSKTPLLEHSSEMRTVKHPFPMNYILKPWKLGQWLYQVVKFGIVQYMLIKSLSAIVAVILEAFGVYCEGEFKWGCGYPYIAVVLNFSQSWALYCLVQFYAVTKDELARIKPLAKFLTFKSIVFLTWWQGVAIALLYALGLFKSPIAEGLQFKTSVQDFIVSIEMGIASVVHLYVFPAKPYEMMGDRFPGTVSVLGDYVSADCPLDPEEVRDSERPTKLRLPTPNIDVKSGMTIRESVRDVFIGGGGYIVQDVKFTVTQAVEPVEKGFTRFNEKLHKISQNIKKHDKEKRKTRDDSCISTSPTRKVIRGIDDPLLNGSMSDSGVARVKRPHRRKSASTSAESGGESSSDQSYGGFQVRGRRWVTKD
- the LOC103436192 gene encoding protein LAZ1-like isoform X2, which gives rise to MKITPFLEFITQLAYTPPTWASLVCGVFVLITLTLSIYLVFEHLSAYKNPEEQKFLIGVVLMVPCYAIESLVSLLNPSISVYCEILRDCYESFAMYCFGRYLVACLGGEERTVEFMEREGRASSKTPLLEHSSEMRTVKHPFPMNYILKPWKLGQWLYQVVKFGIVQYMLIKSLSAIVAVILEAFGVYCEGEFKWGCGYPYIAVVLNFSQSWALYCLVQFYAVTKDELARIKPLAKFLTFKSIVFLTWWQGVAIALLYALGLFKSPIAEGLQFKTSVQDFIVSIEMGIASVVHLYVFPAKPYEMMGDRFPGTVSVLGDYVSADCPLDPEEVRDSERPTKLRLPTPNIDVKSGMTIRESVRDVFIGGGGYIVQDVKFTVTQAVEPVEKGFTRFNEKLHKISQNIKKHDKEKRKTRDDSCISTSPTRKVIRGIDDPLLNGSMSDSGVARVKRPHRRKSASTSAESGGESSSDQSYGGFQVRGRRWVTKD
- the LOC103436193 gene encoding SEC1 family transport protein SLY1-like, whose amino-acid sequence is MALNLRQRQTECITRMLNLNQPVNATGMANEEVYKILIYDKFCQNILSPLIHVKDLRKHGVTLYFLIDKDRKPVHDVPAVYFVQPSHSNIQRIIADTSNSLYDSFHLNFSSLIPRPLLEDLASGTLNSDSIHRISKVHDQYLEFVTLEDNLFSLAQKNTYVQLNDPKAGDREIEEIIEKIVGGLFCVLATLAVVPIIRCPRGGPAEMVASALDQRLRDHLLSKNNLFTEGGNFASSFQRPILCIFDRNFELSVGIQHDFRYRPLVHDILGLKLNRLNVQGEKGGMKSYELDSSDPFWVANGSLEFPEVAVEIETQLNKYKRDVDEVNRRTGGNDGAEFDGTDMIGNTKHLMSAVNSLPELTARKQVIDKHTNIATVLLSEIKERLLNSFAKKEYDMMVRGGIDRSELLGVLRGKGSKMDKLRFSIMYLISSETINQQEVEAVEAALRESEVDTSAFQYVKKIKALNVSLASANSASRSNIVDWAEKLYGQSISAVTAGVKNLLSNDRQLALTRTVEALVEGRLNPEIDSYLVFDPRAPKSSSGIGSSHLKGPFKEAIVFMIGGGNYVEYGSLQELAQRQQPVKHVIYGTTEILTGQEFVEQLAVLGQKMGLGGAPTPPPASTH